The genome window CAGTATTCACTCTCTTTGATGGCTGTTTCCAGACATCATTAGGAGGATCAAGTCATGACAGATCTAATAAAAGGTCATGACCTAATTAAGGGTCCTAGCTGGTGACATGTCCttgccctgccccccacctgTACCCCCcgcaccagcctccctcctgcaGGGCAGCTATGGGGGTCACAGGTGTGGTCAGTTATGTGTATTAAGACCATTTTTAAGGTGTTTACTTTACCAAACATTGTTCTGCAAAGTCCTATAAGATCGATGAAGATGTTCCAGAATTCAGTACATTTTAAACGCCATTAACGTCCCTTCAGGCTAGCTGAAATAGATGCAACATGTACTGTTGGACCACTTCAAAAGGCCAAATCAAGACAGGGCTTAAATGAGCTATTGATCCAGGTGTGGCATATTGATTTAACTTTGTGTCCTGGGGTAACCAGGGAGCAGCTGTGCACCAGGTCAGGTCACAATATGACTGTCTCTAATCCGATCCATAAGCCACATCAGCTCAGCTCCCCTCTTCTAACATAACAAACCTAAGCTACAGTACATCCAACGACCCCATTCCATTGATGGAACAGCTTCAGGAAGCTGTGCAGACCAGATAAGGGAAACTATGGACAAGGCAATTCATTATCAAAATGAGGTTTTACACCAGAGAGTGTTTTAAAGTTGCTGTCATGATAGATAAAATCATCTTTCTTATTGACCCCGAAGGGGACAGTATTGATCTAGTTTGTGAGGAGAAAATAACTGCTAATTCCTCAATGGTACAGAAAACAACTGAAAAGAATGTATACAAATCATTTACGAAAAAATTAAAATAGCTTTGGGGTCAGAAAGAAAAGTGCATCCCTAGTGCGTGGCCTGCTTTGTTGAGGCTTGACCGCATGGCGCACCATGGGTGACATGTATGACTATTTATAGGGGTTTGGGCAGGCAGGAAGCAGCTGTCATACATCAAGAGGACAGGCTGACATCCCTCATCTCAACAGGGCCTCCCTGGCagctctttacacacacactgaaatgggACAGTAAGACATGTAGGCAGGCCTTGCCCTCCCACATTATTAATACACTATGGCGAACAGTGTCTGGGTGGCCCCGGGCCATAACTCTATGAGTTACGCAGCTGGTATCTGAAATGCTTTAACTGGACTTGCCTGGATGTTGGGTATTTTTCTGGTGTTCTTTTTCCCTGGAATTTCTCACATTTCTGATTAATAACCTTTTCAGTAGTTCATGCTTTTATTTGGCTTCCGGTGATCTTCACATGTAGTGATTTTTAAGTTGGTGTCCTTGTGCTTTTGTGTTACGTTTTTAACTTAAATATGCAATTGGTAAGTAATCAAAAAGTTATCTCACTCAAATATTCCTTTGAGAAAAAAACAATAAGACAGTTTGTTTCTCTCCAAGTTATGTCATggacagaagctgtgtgaaaccATATAACCTTATTTCCAGCCTCCTTTATCCTCATGCTACCCTATCCTCATCACCTATATGTATCAGCTTGGTAGTTAAATCTCCCTTACCCCAAACAGAGCAAATACACCACCCAAATCATGCCATGACATGTTACATCACCTCTAAAATTGCTTTTCTGCCTGCATAACAATCCTATAATACCCCTAGACTTTTGGCTTTTTCTGTAAACCAGATCAGCTGGAACGAAGAGAGATTACTCTTGTTAAAGATATGTTTCTAGTATTCCAGGTGCTATGAATCTGGAGCATTGATAAAAGGATATTACAGTACAGGGAGTAAACAAGAGAAATCACTCAATCTAAGCAACTCAATTTAAGCTCAATGGGTTCCAAtagactctcttctcctccatcagaGAAGGGTAGAGATGCAATTGTACTCATCCAATCCTTGGCCATCAGGAATGTCTGTAAATAGGAGTACACCATTTAGTCTGGGAAATTGAGTTTAATGACTGTTGTCCTGAGTGTTTACTAGAGCTACAATAGCTGCTATAAATACAAGGACAGCTGTTTATTACGACCTGCTTTCAATGCGGAAACATTAAACATTGTATAATGTTCACTAGCCATGGCCCAGACATGAAACTAATGAAACAGCTCTCTATGAACACAAACAAGACCTTATTTGTATAGTGATGGGCATAAAGAGTGGAAGTTACCACAAGCTGAAAGACTGGTTCCTGCCTGGTCGTGTAAAATACACCTGCCTGCTCCCTCTTGTatctcagatggctgagcggttagggagtcgagctattaatcagaaggttgccagtttgattcccggccgtgcaaaatgacgttggtcaaggcacttcaccctacttgcctcggggggtgtccctgtacttactgtaagtcgctttggataagagcgtctgctaaatgtaatgagtGGTAGGGTCATTCTTTGTGTTTTTCTCAAATGTTGACGAATGTGAAACTGTCAAATATTACACTCAACTCTGAGTGCAatctttgtaaaaaataaaactaaATTCCCTCTAGTTTTACAACATTCTGCTTGTTTGCATCCAAATGCAAACGGGATGTGAAACACAAACCACATCAGAGCAATAGAAAGAATTGGAATACTGTTGTGCAATTCTAACAAAAGTGATGAGGAAGCataatgtgtgtatgcataccgATTGCCATGACCAGACAAGTCGTTTTCATTAGTATGTAAATGCTGATGTATGTAAATAAGCCACACAGCTCTCTTCGACGAGATTGGTGCTAGACTCGAGCTTATCGCTTCCACGCTGTTTGATCTAATGATCAGAGGGAATGCATTTTCTCGTCTTATATCTTGTACAACATATCAAGCTTTGAGATAGGACAGACTCAAATAATATATTCctccatgtctctgattctctacAAATGGCTTGGGGTTCTAGGGCCGGCGGAACAAACTAACAACAATGAAATCATAGTGATTTGTTTTCTCACAAACAGTATCTGCTTACTCCGTAATACAGTGATCCTGGTTTAATTCGGGGGAAACTATAGTCTAGTTTCGGAAATTGTCATTAATCTTCGATGTCTCTCGAGTTGCAAAATGAGAAAAATAAAAATGGCTGAGTGTTAGGAAAACAGAAATGCCATATTTTATGTTCTCATACTACATTACCCAAGCTGAAGTAAAGAGAAGAACATGCCAGTCCATTTCACTATTTAATGACCAGCATTCAAACCACATTCATAAAATGTCCTCCACTGACAGATGGGTAAAGGAACAGCCTCCAAAATAAGATGTCAAGGAAAACCATACGAAAAGGAAGGACAGCCATTTTGTCCCCGAAGTATGGATTATTTATCAATCTGGCTGTCACAGGAGAAACATTTACAATTCCTTAAGATGCAGTCCACACCCTACCTCTACCTACCTTACATCATGACATCAGCTCTGCTGCAGTTCACTCAATAGCTATGATGAATGTGTGCGTTGTTTCTATTGCTTAAAAAACATGAGAAGATGAGGGGAAAATAGAAAAGAAGCACACCAGGAATACAACACAGCGAAGTTGATGAAAGGCACAAGAGACAACCATTTGATATGTCTATCTTTCTCTACACAGTGCCTTTCATCAATATATTGATACAGTATACCTTCTTATCATACATCAACCTGGCTGTAAAAAGGAGCTGACATTTTGCTATCATAATTCCCTGTCAAACCTTCTGCAGAGTGTCTAAAATAGCCCCTCTATAATGAACACCGGGGGAAAGAAAGGGGCCGGGGCAGGCGTAATTTCTATTTAGTGGTAAAAAGGACACCCCTGCCTCTTTCACAGGTTCGATCATTCAAAATCAGCCTAATCTGCCCTGCAGAAGTGTGCCGGTTCCCGccccttctctcatcctcctccatttCACAGTCATTTGCATAAGCAAAAAAGGAGATTATGCTCATGTTGGGACATTTCAATGCCTAATTCACCATTGAGGCGCCTGTCACTTGAGGTTTTATGGCACATTTGAACACCATTCACCTTTACACCCCAACCAtacattgtttacatttagtcagttagcagacgctcttatccagagcgacttacattaagtacagggacatttcccccgaggcaagtagggtgaagtgccttgcccaaggacacaaagtcattttgcacagccaagaatcgaaccgccaaccttctgattactagcccaattccctaaccgctcagccacctgactccctgcacgTAGCACGTCCATACAGTAGCAtatggggggcaggggtggtcaCAGTCAGCCTGCAGGCTAATGACACACTTCTGAATGCATCCACTCCAGGATAACAGCAGATCACATTATATCTCACAACCCTGCCACAGATGTACATTCTGTATAGTGCAATGCATGGTGTGTCATGGATTCGGtcaacacacaccccaaacatCTGAGATTCACATAGAATAGTGTGTAATCAAACACTCAGAGTGTTTTTTACGATTGTGTAATTCTGCTTGGAAGTAGAAGCCAAATCCCTAGTCAGCCAGGGGCACCGAAAGTTAACCAACAGCATTAATAGCAGATTGTCAAGAACACATTTGTTATCTCTTAGGCGCAGATACAGTAAAGGGCCCTCAGGATCTTTTTTGTACATTTCAATTACATCAACCATGGATTGGAGTCTTGGGCTTCAAACAGCTTTACTTTGTGCGACATCTAAACGTGAAGTTTCTTGGGCATTGATGGCCATAGGGTTTCAGAATCAGATGTCAGGGCTGGACACTATTATAGTTGTTGGAGAGAGTCAAAGATTTAGTTGGCTTCCATTGACCCTGCCGTCTGGTAACCTTCTCTTACTTCTTAAATCAGCCCCCTGACATGTTTATGGACACCGCTCCTCAACCACTCTAGTGTGGGGCGGGTGGAGCAGTGGTCCTGACAAATAAAATGGCAATAAATTGTGTGGATATAGAGTGGCTACACTGTGCTAACACCCCATCTATTTCCCAAATGGACAACCCGCATTAGCATCCGCTACATCACGTGCGACACTTTGCTGCTAATAAGGATGAAAATGCAAACAGATATTCAGGGAAAGTACAGTATGTTGGTGGATTGACATACATTTGAGTCAAAAGTGAGATGCACGCTTAATATGTACGTGTTTATGTAGAGGACTATGGACATCTCATATGTTTCATTCAAGCCCAAAACATGCATGACCTTCAGAAGGACTCCATGTCTGTTTGGTGTGACGGGGGGTATGCGTGTTCCCTCCACAGCCCAGcggccctgctctctcccccccccccccccccccccccatagtcCCCACTCCTTCCCTTGTGGGTTTCGCTTGACTTCAAGCGTTTTCACAGCTGCTCTCTGCGGTGCACTCCATTACACCTTAAATCACTTAGGAGATCTGAAGCACCAAAAACTCCCTCTGCAGCTAATTCACCCTGACCATGTGGAACTGACAAAGAACAAGCAAAGACCTCCACTCCAGATCGGATCTCACACATGGTTACTGAGCTCCTACAGCTCTCCAATATCAATAAACTGCTCGAGATCTTTTCGTAACCCTCAGCAGATAATGCACCAAAATAACTAGGTTATATGTATTTCAATTTTGGCTCATTTTCACAGAGCGCTTTTCTTTAGACACTGTGGAACCTTGGCAGTGGCATCTCAGCAGCGGGGCGGTGTGTCATCTATTGGGTATCCCAGCGCAGCTACAGAGATTAGGCTCCATAAATAGGGAGGGATAAGTGGGCCTTCTCCCGTGTTCACTAGCTAGTGTCGCCACAAaactggagagacacagaggcgtGACACGCAGCTGCACAGAGCTATTGATTCTCCGCTGGTCTCCAGGCTCCCTTCTCTCTCGTTCAGGCTGCCTGCCAAGTGCCTGAGAACGGACGCCCTGCTCTCCTAGTGTCGGCACATCTGCTTAAGCAGGATCAATGGGCcatcagcaggagagagaatgcTACTGTCTTTGACTcaatggggtgtgagagagctggttggaaaaataaaaaaatactgtatatgtaaTGGAACAATATCTCCATGCAATTACGATCATCAAAAGGAGGTGTGGCCATGGCCATCATTTGGAAACGACTGATTCCATTAATGCTACAATGGAAGGGCACCACACTCTAATCCGTTTTAACTGTCTATGTTTTCTCATCTATCTGAGTTAAAGGGAATGATCATTTGTGACCCAAGCAAGAATTCAGTTAACTTTGTTCAAGGTGGTTTTGTGCTGTGCTTTAAAGAGCAGCATCCCTCCCTTTGTCCTAGGATGACCACTTCAAGGTTACCAAAGGATATCATATACTGTAGATTTTGTTCTACACTAAGGGAGGGACAAAAGTAACTATTTCATTCTGCCATGTATTGGAAATTGGATTTTTGGATAATGAAACAACCCCACTGACACACTGAACTCTTTCAATGAAAGAAAGGTGACTTTGGGAAATGTCTTTCTTTGAACGCCAGAGTATCTATAGCTCCTCAATAAGAAGTCCAATAGTCACGGCCCGTTAAATCCCCTGTTCGGGTCGCAAATCTATCAGCATACCTGTCAAGGACTACAACAGACTGACGGTAACGCCCCAGTTTATCAAGGTCGTTTTACGCTTGTCCTCGTACATGGGGACATTGTTCTGTAACCTGTAGCAGCACAGTGACAGTTTGAACCATTGAACACTGTTGAGTGCTCCCTGAAGAGAAATAACcggaataataataacaatccATCAAGTCTCTGAATGTGATTTAGTAAGCAAGTAAATGCATCAGGCAATACTTCGCCGACAGCTTCCAGTTGAAGCTGTCGGCGAAGGTCATAATGTTCAAGATGCTCCATTTGGTGGGAGAATGAAAGGTGGAAAGATactgaaaaagagaaagactcTTTTTGATTCATGACAATAAAATTAAGTAAAACTCCACTGCAGCATACTGCTGAAAATTGGCATTGTTATCTTAGTCATTACCAATGTAACAATGAATATTTTGacaagtgtgttgtgttgttgcaGAAAGGACATTTATAAACTACTTAAAAATTCACAATCTGTTGAGCAAGTGGAAGATAACTGATCTCAATTTAGTGTCATTGTCTGCCTCACTGTTGTTAAATGGAATTACTGGACATGAAAGGCTTGTAAaagcacagagacagacatgatTTTTCTGGTCAGATATTTCATATAGACCTGCTTAACGTCTTGACAGGTGACATATGATGGCCAGGAACTTGTATGATCATGTGAAAATAGAATCTGCCTCGATCTGTGTGCTTGTTTAATGCATTCCTGGCCTTAGCAACCCAGAAAGTAGTCTGGTCACAAGTGCAGACCATAGCCTAAACTGTAGCATATCTACATGTCCCACGGGTCCCAAGTGTAGCATATCTCTTCCCATTCTGCCTCTCtatttcttgtctctcctctttctagCTCACTTTCTAGCTCACAACAAAGTAACCTAATTTGTCTGAATTATCTTATCTCGCCCATGAATCCCTAACTTGAGTAAAAACGTTCTTCTAACAATTATTATCCTACGATATCCTAACATGCAAGTATTTTTTTCTTGTATAAATAGCAAATAGCAAAACACTTCAGAGGCGGTGATTAAAGTAGTCAGCAGGGTGTTTTTACACACGAATTATGAACGGTCTGATTATTTTCACTTTATGACTTATGCTCGTGCATTAGCAAGCCAGACGCTGCTGCTCAGTGTTATTTTGAAAGCAGCTTAACACAGAAACCCAGAAGCATAGCAACCAAGCGGCAGCACGCTTAAAGAGCAAGGAAGTTTTCAGCACCTTGGAAAGCGCACCACCGCAGCACGCACGAGCGGAATGCAGAGAAGAGACACAATGAACAATGAGACGAGCAGCTGCACAAGTGGGCACATCGATAtaaattaattaaaataatCGCCTTAACCATGATTAATTAATGTATGCTGCATCAGCACCCAGAGGTTGTTAAGGAGAATTAAATGGAAAATCATTCAAAACATTTAACATTCATGGCGAGAAGACAAAAAGggtggagagacggggagagggtgaggtaaagagagagagagagactgagagaatgcCATAGGGCTAAAGGCCTTCACCTTGATGTTTAGGCCTACCTCATTGACTTATCAGTGCATTGGTTGTTCAATAGGATTCATTGTGACGAAGTGAAAGGATAATGTTAAGGTTATCAACTTGTAACAAGCCATTTAGTTGAGTGTAGGCAGCCCAGACTGGTGAGTTTATAGGCTACCTATCCATAAAGCGTGGACGAACCTAAAAAGATAATGTGACATTCCTAATTTCGCTTTAAGATTCCATAGCCCAAGGGTTGTTCAACATGAATAGGGCTTCAATTGTAAGAGAACCCTTGTTTGTATTCAACGAATAATCTTATTTGAAAGATCAGGCTCGTTTGTAGTGAGAGGTGCACAATGCAACCACCTACCCcagtgttgtcatggtgactatGGTGTACCAAAAAGCAGCAGGGATACTGGTAAACTTGCTGGCTGTGGAACCCTTCTCTGCATAAAACATTACAGTGGCGAATATGATGATGGCCATcgtgagagagaacaggaggaagCCCAACTCCGAGGCACAACTCTTCAGTGTATAGCCCAGGATACGCAGTCCAGCGGAATGGCGGGAGAATTTGAAAATCCGAAAGACTCGGAAGACCCTCAAGGTGACAAAAGCTCCACTGACTTGGTCATTGTCAGTCATGACCAACCCAATGTAGTAAGGCATGATGGCGACAACGTCGATGACGCTCATCACACTTTTCATAAAATTGTACCGACTGGGGGCAGCGATTAAACGTAACAGGTACTCAAAGGTGAATATCATAACGCACGCAGTGTCCAAACAGAAGAAAGCCACTGCGTAACGGTCTCCACAGGAGACCTCCTTTGCAAGGTTTGGCATAGGCCCACATGGAACCGTTTCCACCACATTCGCCATGACTGAGATTGCGATGAAAAATCCTGTGACATAGTAGAAGACAAGGGCCGTGGTGCTTGTGTGAGGATTTTCAAAAGCCCGCCACAAGTACTCTCGGAAGGTCATGTTCAAAGGGGCAATGTCATTgttctcctcgtcctcgtcgtccTGCAGCCTTTCTGCGTTTTCGCGCCGCCTGTCTTTATACTCCTCATAACAGCAGTCTCCAATAATCTCGGGTATTATGCCAAAAAATGATAGTTCCTCGTCGTACGCAGAAATACACTCTTGGCGTGGGTAGTGTAATTTTCCAGTGCGGTAGAAATTAAGGATGGACCTAAAGATGTCAGGGTCACGGTCAAAAAAGTACTCACTGGTTTCTTCGTGAAAAAAGAAGTCCCTTTCTGTACTCCCAAGTAAAGTGTCTGGGTACCGTTCTAAAGTATTTCTCCACGTCTGAAACTTGGTCCCGCTAACGTTGAGGATGATAAGTCCATCTTGGGGTTTTTTCTTTTCCCTCGGAGGCATAGGCATAGGGGAGCTCGCCACGGGCATCCATCCTATGGCCGCCGCGCGGGCAAAGGGGAGCCATGCCGCCACTCCTGCTGCCATTCTGTGTATGTTAACGACCCTTCTTTATCACAGTACCGTGGCTTGAGGGTGAATAAGCATCTGAAGAAGGGGAATCAAACATTAGAAAATGTATTAGCCTATGAAATTACGCAAACATGCCAGATGGATGCAGGTCTACTAGTTTTCGGATTTTGTCTGCAGGTAACATAGAGGCTAAAGCAAACCACCTTGCAGACTCACTTGGACATCGCAGAACCAAAACCTCAGACATTATTTTAAGTAATTATTCTTCGAAAGAAATCATACCATAGCTAGAAAATGAGGACGGTTGAAATAATCACCTTAAAATTAGCAGTGGATTGCAGAAATATCGGAGAACACTATGGGCAACATTATCACATCAACCATGAGTAAAGAACAAATCAATCTTACCATATCAGGTCCAACGGCATCTAAAATAAGTCAAAATAGTCTCACAAAACCTGTTTCCATAATATAGACACTTAAAAACCAGCTCCCATTTGCCTCAAATGTGTCTGAGGATCGTGCAAACGCCGCAtcaaaaacaatgtaaatgttgcaacaagttaaaaaaaaatagtttcCGCAGTCGCTATTAGTCAGAGATCGTGGTTCGTTTTGTCCACGGTCTTTTGTTTCCTAGTCCTCAGAACGGTGGTCGCTCTCTATACGATTTCTTCCTATGCAGCTGTTCTTCTATAAAAGCGCAACTCTGCTCCTCACGTCGTCTGCAGGAACACCCCCTTAGGAACCGACAGTGAAGCGAGAGCAGACAGAAGAATATGCAGTGTGGTAGGAGTGGCCCTCCGCAATCAGAAATTCCACAACTGGTTCAGGCAACTGGCTGTATAGTATGATAGAAATGTTTCAGTGCGAAACGAAAGCCAGATAAGTAGGCATCATCTCCTGCCTTCAGTGCGGAAGTTACATCTACACTGTAGAAGTCCTGAAGGACTTGTaggttattataattttttgacTTATTGTTTGACATTTGTTAGGCAGGAAAGGTATTCACACCAGGGTTGGGCTTCGGCTATATGTGGTGCATAGCCTTTGGTGAGAATTACCATAAGGTTGCAGAGGGTAATTTTTAGACATTCCCACTTCATGAAAACATGACAAGCTAATTGGCGCAGGCAATTTTCAGCGTCAATTTATGAGCATTAGGCTCGGCAATTGGTTAATTTGGACTTCAAATGTAACGCCTAAGTATTACATGTAATACAGTACAACAATTATAGCCCTCTCAATTCAGCAGCCTAAAGCCAGCTGGATGTAGCCTAGTTGGAAAGGTCAATGGGAATCACAAAAATAACCAtgcagtagcctatggttgtttCTTGTACTATGTGGACTGTATAACGTCAACATTATTTTCATGCAATTAGCACTTAGACTTCACATAGA of Osmerus mordax isolate fOsmMor3 chromosome 4, fOsmMor3.pri, whole genome shotgun sequence contains these proteins:
- the kcnd2 gene encoding potassium voltage-gated channel subfamily D member 2, encoding MAAGVAAWLPFARAAAIGWMPVASSPMPMPPREKKKPQDGLIILNVSGTKFQTWRNTLERYPDTLLGSTERDFFFHEETSEYFFDRDPDIFRSILNFYRTGKLHYPRQECISAYDEELSFFGIIPEIIGDCCYEEYKDRRRENAERLQDDEDEENNDIAPLNMTFREYLWRAFENPHTSTTALVFYYVTGFFIAISVMANVVETVPCGPMPNLAKEVSCGDRYAVAFFCLDTACVMIFTFEYLLRLIAAPSRYNFMKSVMSVIDVVAIMPYYIGLVMTDNDQVSGAFVTLRVFRVFRIFKFSRHSAGLRILGYTLKSCASELGFLLFSLTMAIIIFATVMFYAEKGSTASKFTSIPAAFWYTIVTMTTLGYGDMVPKTIVGKVFGSICSLSGVLVIALPVPVIVSNFSRIYHQSQRAEKRRAQKKTRIAKIRAAKSRGTNAYMHYKHSGLLNDLLEEASKEAGKVLIGKSHAPLESNHHHLLHCLEKTTNHEFVDEQTYESNCMELSMVNKAGSRSSSLSSSPLGLSSCCSRRSRRTSLSLPHSNNQELSTIQIRERPLANSRSSLNAKHVEAVPLKCDQPYITPCLPTPVVMSSDRDGTTSSTVYSQSNIVRVSAL